One window of Atribacter laminatus genomic DNA carries:
- a CDS encoding RNase H family protein, whose product MNEWEAYVDGSYYNHKVGYGAVIIHKNKVKSELFGSVPEEFSHSRQVGGELFAVIQVVKWCQKENITKITIYFDYWGIQKWVTGDWKTNISLTKNYTDFINHSPIQIHWQKVKSHSGNLWNQRADELAKKGANGIG is encoded by the coding sequence ATGAATGAATGGGAAGCTTACGTCGATGGGTCGTATTATAACCATAAGGTTGGATACGGAGCAGTTATTATTCATAAAAATAAGGTTAAAAGCGAATTGTTTGGTTCGGTACCTGAAGAATTTAGTCATTCCCGCCAAGTAGGAGGAGAACTTTTTGCTGTCATCCAAGTGGTCAAATGGTGCCAAAAAGAAAACATAACAAAAATTACTATATATTTTGATTATTGGGGCATTCAGAAATGGGTTACTGGAGATTGGAAAACCAATATAAGCTTGACAAAAAATTACACTGATTTTATTAACCATTCTCCAATTCAAATTCATTGGCAAAAAGTAAAAAGTCACTCTGGTAATCTATGGAACCAGCGTGCTGATGAATTAGCAAAAAAAGGAGCTAATGGTATTGGTTGA